Genomic window (Akkermansiaceae bacterium):
ATTTTGGGAGAAGTCTCACCATCCCTTTCTTCATCTGTGTCCATCCGTGTCCATCCGTGGTTCTATTTCTCTCCCTAATGTAGGAGCCTTGCGGCGACGTGCATGCACTGGGAGTGCTGGTCTCCGGACCGGCATCATTTGCTGTCGATGAGGACCGCGGAGCGGGAAGAGATGACCACCCGGCCGGCCAGTCCGCCTTTCAGCTCCGGCCGATCCGCCCTACCATGATCCGGTAAAAAACCGGCCTCTCCACCACCGCCCTTCACGGCTGGCCGACCGGAGCGAATGCACCCGGAACCGCCCGCGATGCCCCCGCCCGCTCCCGGTGCTGTTGGTGCGGCACGTATTCATGGGCCACCTCCCCCGCGCGCCCGGCACCATCACCCCGGGGAAACGCGGCGAGCGGCGAGCCGGCGCGTGGCCGGAAATCCTGGCGGTCTGGATCCATGAACCCGGGATCTCCCCCGAACCGGACTCCCTCCGATCCCGGAAGTCCATCCGCCGTGATGCCGGGGCTGACATCACAGCGCGCGGACAACCAGCAATGGCGCAGCGCCAGATTTCCCGGGGACCCCAGAAGCTGGAGCTTCGCGCCGGGCTCCTGCACATGGACCACATTCCGGAAACACTCCACGGACTCCCCGGCGGAGGACAGCCGGAACAGGGTGGTGATCCCCTTCCGCCCGGAAATGACGGTGTTGTGGTGGAAGCGGAGCACACCGCCGCGGTACCAGCCCTCGTTACCACTATCCCCGCCGTAGTGGACGATCTGGTTGTTGCCGTCCCCCTCCCGCTCGATGAGGACGTTGCCATGCACATGGGTGGTGCGGTAACGTGGATCCGCCCGGATGCTTTCATGGTCGGACCCGTCCACCAGGTCGAGCTGGCGGTTCCCGCCCTCCAGCCAGTTATGGCGCACGACCAGACCGGCGGACCGGTCCTTGAGATTGTTGCCGCCACACCCGTCCCGGAGAGGCCCGAAGCGGTTGTACTGGTAGATGATCCCGTGGGTGGCGGTGTAGGAATTGTGCTCCGCGATGCTGCCCTCGATGCCGTTGCCGAAGATATGACAGGACTCCACCAGGATGTCCCGTGTCTGGTAGGCGGTCATCAGCCCGTTGCCGCTGTCCTCCAGGGTGCAGCCGCGGATGGTGATGTGCTCTCCCTTTTCAATGTAGATGGAGGCGGCATTCCGCGGATACTCCCGCCGCCCTTTGCGACCGGTGAAAGCGTGCGGTGGACGCGCACCGCGGATGTGCAGGTTCTCCAGCACCAGATGAGCCGGCTCCAGATCCGCGGGCCGGTTGGCCCCGCCGATCTTGATCACCGCGCGGTCCTCCGCCCAGAAATCAAGCTCCGTCCGGGTGACCGCCCCGTCCCCCTCGATCACCGGCAGCGCCCCCTGCTGGTCCGGCACCCCCAGCACGCGGATGGGCCGTTCCGCCTCACCACGGACACACAGCACCCATTTGGCACGATACGGTTCTTTCCGCGCGTGGATGCGGACGACATCCCCTGCCAGCAGTGATTCCCAGGGAACTTCCCCCGGCTCCCCCAATGGCATGCCGGGCCCCACCTCGTAGGTGGCCGCACGCAGGCCGCACGCTGTCGTCGCAAGGACTGACACCAGAAGGATGGGGATGCGGCCCGTCAGCGTGCGGAAGCTCCGTTTCATGTCTTCCGGAAAGATCGGATACTCCGCAGGCAAAGGGCAAGATTTCCTCTGTCAGATCCGCGATTCCATGCCATGGGTAAGGCATGTCCCGTACCCTCATCCTGCTGACTGTCCTGTCCGCAACCGCCCTCCTCACCTCCTGCGGCGCCAACAGCCCCGCCGCCGCGCATCCGCCGCTGAAGACCGAGCCGAAGGTCTCCGCCGACCGCTACCTGGGCAAATGGTACGAGGTCGCCCACTTCCCGCAATGGTTCCAGAAAGGCTGCGTCTCCGCCACGGCTGACTATTCCCAGAACAAGGACGGCACCATCGGCGTGCTGAACACTTGCTTCCGCGCGGACGGCAGCCAGCGCTCCATCACCGGCGTGGCGGAACCGGTGGACGCGTCCAACAACCGGCTGCGCGTCCGCTTTCCCGGCAACTTCTTCGCCCGCCTGGCCCCCGTGCCGGAGGACGGGAACTACTGGATCATCGACGTCACCCCGGACTACCAAAACGCCATTGTCGGCACACCGGACCGCCAGTTCCTCTGGTTCCTCTCCCGCTCCCCCACCATCCCGCAGGCCCGGTTCGACCGCATGAAAGCCATCGCCGCGGAGCAGGGATTCGATCTCAACAAGCTGGTGGTGGACCAGCACACGCGCATCACCCGCTGACGGGCAGTCAGGTGGGGCAAGGCTCCGGGGAGGATGGCGT
Coding sequences:
- a CDS encoding right-handed parallel beta-helix repeat-containing protein; this encodes MKRSFRTLTGRIPILLVSVLATTACGLRAATYEVGPGMPLGEPGEVPWESLLAGDVVRIHARKEPYRAKWVLCVRGEAERPIRVLGVPDQQGALPVIEGDGAVTRTELDFWAEDRAVIKIGGANRPADLEPAHLVLENLHIRGARPPHAFTGRKGRREYPRNAASIYIEKGEHITIRGCTLEDSGNGLMTAYQTRDILVESCHIFGNGIEGSIAEHNSYTATHGIIYQYNRFGPLRDGCGGNNLKDRSAGLVVRHNWLEGGNRQLDLVDGSDHESIRADPRYRTTHVHGNVLIEREGDGNNQIVHYGGDSGNEGWYRGGVLRFHHNTVISGRKGITTLFRLSSAGESVECFRNVVHVQEPGAKLQLLGSPGNLALRHCWLSARCDVSPGITADGLPGSEGVRFGGDPGFMDPDRQDFRPRAGSPLAAFPRGDGAGRAGEVAHEYVPHQQHRERAGASRAVPGAFAPVGQP
- a CDS encoding lipocalin family protein → MSRTLILLTVLSATALLTSCGANSPAAAHPPLKTEPKVSADRYLGKWYEVAHFPQWFQKGCVSATADYSQNKDGTIGVLNTCFRADGSQRSITGVAEPVDASNNRLRVRFPGNFFARLAPVPEDGNYWIIDVTPDYQNAIVGTPDRQFLWFLSRSPTIPQARFDRMKAIAAEQGFDLNKLVVDQHTRITR